The Helicobacteraceae bacterium genome includes a region encoding these proteins:
- a CDS encoding CCDC90 family protein yields the protein MSIMKFDTFNVIKELQGYGFEPRQAEGVVEALKKATEAGSEDLATKGDLAMVRGEIKDLDAKIDKVELSLSGKIDTLRAEMTSLKWILGVLTAAVFSLVAKAFLFP from the coding sequence ATGTCCATAATGAAGTTTGATACGTTTAACGTTATCAAAGAGTTGCAAGGCTACGGTTTTGAACCAAGACAAGCCGAAGGAGTTGTGGAAGCGCTAAAGAAGGCTACGGAAGCGGGAAGCGAAGATTTAGCTACAAAAGGCGATCTAGCTATGGTAAGAGGCGAAATTAAAGACCTTGACGCGAAGATCGACAAGGTAGAGCTTTCGCTAAGCGGCAAGATCGATACGCTAAGAGCCGAAATGACAAGCCTTAAATGGATACTTGGCGTTCTTACCGCCGCGGTCTTTTCGCTTGTAGCGAAAGCGTTTTTATTTCCTTAA
- a CDS encoding TonB-dependent receptor plug domain-containing protein, which yields MTDSLRSDSSVQFSRNFRSSATGGEIAPPRISIYGAQHYENNFMINGVSNNNNLNPGGLDADVWSNMSGEAQSLFIDPSLLESVVVRSQAISAEYGGFTGGVIDAKLKDARTDRWHFMAKYRYTKDDWAQFHLTDDQKNTDKSTDISYQPEFNKYEYAIAADGPISDHLGLMLSYSKQHSKIPLWSLYDINSSATTTYKEHRTQYRDNDNYLVKLNTRNIDNLEASLTAIYAPYTAAMYYPETRYNSDFDQKGGGLNIALDVKNTLNFATLKNTLAYKQDEFAADSDTNYYYLWIHTLGYANWDTSNGWGTREGNTGDQKFLESAIIYKGVLDFDEIKSGAFTHLIKTGAEAEFGKAQYKRDEAYYFCADIDGSWCGGGLNAGVTGSKEDGIIDGEQWAGTLYVYEPIDNKKSYTTAALFFEDSIGVDRFTIRPGVRVSTDTVTDNTDIAPRLYANADIFNDKVWNLYGGYNRYYGGLLLYNSIYEYGSYTRRRSAASAPWATVVIPGWGGDETYSLDGIETPYSDEFSVGSSLAKWDTLFKLDFVNREHKDQLKQAQKSAVTTGLWEYYNTNDGKSSYWGVTISAAKEYELGATRHFSELSITNSEAKTNMNGLRFSSADDPSYSRTHVTYDGALKKAEEMPSPDYNAPWVITYAHNMALSDFLRLGLNARYEKGVDGYKYIGDSVLKDSNGLTTKEYESKHFGDIFNVDLNLDYTLKYGENKLTLGVEVLNLLNRKNDASYSTSSSNIEGYAMDRQFYANVKYEY from the coding sequence ATAACCGATTCCCTTCGATCCGACTCCAGCGTTCAATTTTCCAGAAATTTCAGAAGTTCCGCGACAGGCGGCGAGATCGCCCCTCCAAGAATATCTATTTATGGCGCTCAACATTATGAAAATAATTTCATGATAAACGGCGTAAGCAACAACAACAACCTAAACCCGGGCGGGCTTGACGCAGACGTTTGGAGCAACATGTCGGGCGAGGCGCAATCGCTGTTTATCGATCCCTCTTTGCTCGAAAGCGTCGTCGTTCGCTCTCAAGCTATTTCAGCCGAATACGGCGGCTTTACGGGAGGCGTAATCGACGCAAAGTTAAAGGACGCTAGAACGGACAGATGGCATTTTATGGCTAAATACCGCTATACCAAAGACGATTGGGCGCAGTTTCATCTTACCGACGATCAGAAAAATACCGATAAATCCACCGATATTAGCTATCAGCCCGAGTTTAATAAATACGAATACGCAATTGCCGCCGACGGACCCATAAGCGATCATTTAGGCTTAATGCTAAGCTATAGCAAACAGCATTCAAAGATACCGCTTTGGTCGTTATATGATATAAACAGCTCGGCTACGACAACCTATAAAGAGCATAGGACGCAATATAGAGATAACGATAATTATCTTGTTAAGCTTAATACGCGCAATATAGATAACCTTGAGGCGAGTTTAACCGCTATATACGCTCCTTATACCGCCGCTATGTATTATCCCGAAACGAGATATAACAGCGATTTCGACCAAAAGGGCGGCGGATTAAATATCGCTTTGGACGTAAAAAATACGCTTAATTTCGCTACGCTTAAAAATACGCTTGCGTATAAACAAGACGAGTTTGCCGCAGATAGCGACACAAACTACTATTATTTATGGATACATACGCTGGGATACGCCAATTGGGATACCTCTAACGGTTGGGGAACGCGCGAAGGTAATACGGGCGATCAGAAGTTTCTTGAAAGCGCTATCATCTACAAAGGCGTTCTTGATTTTGACGAGATAAAATCAGGCGCTTTTACCCATTTGATCAAAACGGGCGCGGAAGCCGAGTTTGGCAAAGCGCAATATAAAAGAGACGAAGCCTATTACTTCTGCGCCGACATTGACGGCTCATGGTGCGGCGGCGGACTCAACGCGGGCGTTACGGGAAGCAAAGAGGACGGTATTATAGACGGCGAGCAGTGGGCTGGCACGCTATACGTATATGAACCGATCGACAATAAAAAAAGCTATACAACGGCGGCTCTGTTTTTTGAGGATAGTATAGGCGTCGATCGCTTTACTATTCGCCCGGGAGTTAGAGTCTCTACAGATACGGTTACGGATAATACCGATATAGCGCCAAGACTATACGCTAACGCCGATATTTTCAACGATAAGGTTTGGAACTTATACGGCGGTTACAATAGATATTACGGCGGGTTGTTGCTTTACAACTCCATTTACGAATACGGCTCTTATACGCGCAGAAGAAGCGCCGCTAGCGCCCCGTGGGCGACAGTTGTTATTCCCGGTTGGGGCGGAGATGAAACTTATAGCCTAGATGGGATAGAAACGCCCTATTCGGACGAGTTTAGCGTAGGTTCGTCGTTGGCAAAATGGGATACTTTATTTAAGCTTGATTTTGTAAATAGAGAGCACAAAGATCAGCTAAAGCAAGCGCAAAAAAGCGCGGTAACTACCGGCTTATGGGAGTATTATAATACCAACGACGGCAAAAGCAGTTATTGGGGCGTTACCATTAGCGCCGCTAAAGAGTATGAATTAGGCGCGACAAGGCATTTTTCAGAGTTATCCATTACTAATTCTGAAGCGAAAACCAATATGAACGGGTTAAGATTCTCAAGCGCCGACGATCCGTCATATTCTCGAACGCACGTAACCTATGACGGCGCGTTAAAAAAAGCCGAAGAGATGCCGTCTCCCGATTATAACGCCCCGTGGGTGATAACCTACGCGCATAATATGGCGCTTAGCGACTTTTTGCGTTTAGGATTAAACGCTAGATATGAAAAAGGCGTTGACGGGTATAAATATATTGGCGATAGCGTATTGAAAGATTCCAACGGTTTAACCACTAAAGAGTATGAATCCAAACATTTCGGCGATATTTTTAACGTCGATCTAAACCTTGATTATACGCTGAAGTATGGAGAAAACAAACTGACGCTTGGCGTTGAAGTATTAAACCTGCTAAATCGTAAAAACGACGCCAGCTATTCGACGAGTTCGAGCAACATTGAAGGTTACGCTATGGACAGACAGTTCTACGCTAATGTGAAATACGAGTATTAG
- a CDS encoding phosphatase PAP2 family protein, which yields MFLGVSWRFWSGAVVVALFLISFPYADIWVSSFFYENGVWRWKTNPFLRFLYDYAPLGTAFFVSCCFAAALGAIWGARMRRGGEAGFFYARRYLLIFLVLSYALGAGLIVNTLFKDQFGRARPSQIVEFGGDKRFTPPMTIANECEKNCSFSSGHATVGFYFVSAAMVLKGGASRAVFVFAVLYGSLIGFARIAQGGHFFSDVVFSFIFVYLTAKILFYVMFDRLKLERASV from the coding sequence ATGTTTTTGGGCGTTTCTTGGCGGTTTTGGAGCGGCGCCGTCGTCGTCGCGCTATTTTTAATATCGTTTCCCTACGCGGATATTTGGGTAAGCTCGTTTTTCTACGAAAACGGCGTTTGGCGCTGGAAAACCAACCCTTTTTTGCGGTTTTTATACGATTACGCGCCGTTGGGGACGGCGTTTTTCGTCTCTTGCTGTTTTGCCGCCGCGCTTGGAGCGATATGGGGCGCTCGCATGAGGCGAGGCGGCGAGGCGGGATTTTTCTACGCGCGGCGCTATCTGCTGATCTTTTTGGTTTTGAGTTACGCGCTTGGAGCGGGGCTGATCGTCAATACGCTTTTTAAGGATCAATTCGGACGCGCCCGTCCGTCCCAGATCGTCGAGTTTGGCGGGGATAAGCGATTTACGCCGCCGATGACGATCGCCAACGAGTGCGAAAAAAACTGCTCGTTTTCTAGCGGACACGCGACGGTAGGCTTCTATTTTGTTTCGGCGGCTATGGTTCTTAAAGGCGGCGCGTCGAGGGCGGTTTTTGTTTTCGCGGTTCTTTACGGCTCTTTGATAGGCTTTGCTAGGATCGCGCAGGGCGGGCATTTTTTCAGCGACGTGGTATTTAGCTTTATCTTTGTCTATCTGACGGCAAAGATTCTTTTCTACGTTATGTTTGATCGCCTCAAGCTAGAGCGCGCGAGCGTATAA
- the uvrC gene encoding excinuclease ABC subunit UvrC, with protein sequence MKSLEATIKRLPPSAGVYQYLDQNGRLLYVGKAKNLKNRVKQYFAFTPTLAPDPRLSARIAKMIGETRFLEYIVVESESDALILENSLIKQLKPKYNILLRDDKTYPYIYVDLALDFPRFEITRKVIAQKNVKYFGPFASSVRDIYDALYSIFPLAQKRSCLKEKKACLFYQIGRCSAPCEGLIDKVSYRAMIDEAALLINHKERLAKALESKMIAYAQAEHYEEAAKIRDQIRGILSAATLSGVDLARKENFDVLALSDQGSSAAAVRLFIREGKIISSSAQSFRFSQGYDEDEAYKRSFISFYLPDIPVTATTIYVAKRFAEADAIVEWLNNAYKRSFEIIVPKIGAKKALVDLAIKNAKELLKKDAQNLSIETAVKELLKLENTPKRLEIFDNSHIMGEAPVGAMVVFDNNEWVKSDYRHYNLTAKNEYEQMLETLSKRAEKFGENPPPDCWVIDGGETLRKLALNVLSSVGVKIDVAAIGKEKLDGKTRRAKGATKDILYANEEAFRLEASDKRLHFFQKLRDEAHRFAIAFHRKQKRKADAKLKILKVKGVGEATLKRLIQVFGSFEAIENASYDEIAKAAGQKAANALKGGNESR encoded by the coding sequence ATGAAATCCCTTGAGGCGACCATAAAGCGGCTGCCGCCAAGCGCGGGCGTGTATCAGTATTTAGACCAAAACGGGCGGTTGCTCTACGTCGGCAAGGCGAAAAATCTCAAAAACCGCGTAAAGCAGTATTTTGCTTTCACGCCGACGCTCGCGCCCGATCCGCGCCTAAGCGCGAGGATAGCCAAAATGATCGGCGAAACGCGCTTTTTGGAGTATATCGTCGTGGAGAGCGAAAGCGACGCGCTTATACTTGAAAATTCGCTGATCAAACAGCTTAAACCAAAATACAACATATTGCTTCGCGACGATAAAACCTATCCGTATATATATGTAGATTTAGCGTTAGATTTTCCGCGCTTCGAGATCACTCGCAAAGTGATCGCGCAAAAAAACGTAAAGTATTTCGGACCCTTTGCAAGCTCGGTTAGAGATATATACGACGCGCTCTATTCGATCTTTCCCCTCGCGCAAAAACGAAGTTGCCTTAAAGAAAAAAAAGCCTGTCTATTTTATCAGATCGGCAGATGTTCCGCGCCGTGCGAAGGACTGATAGACAAAGTTTCATATCGCGCCATGATCGACGAAGCCGCGCTACTTATCAACCACAAGGAGAGACTGGCTAAAGCGCTGGAATCAAAGATGATCGCATACGCGCAAGCGGAACATTACGAGGAGGCGGCGAAAATACGCGATCAGATACGCGGTATTTTATCGGCGGCTACGCTAAGCGGAGTCGATCTGGCTAGAAAAGAGAACTTTGACGTTTTGGCGCTAAGCGATCAGGGATCGAGCGCGGCGGCGGTGCGGCTGTTTATCCGCGAAGGAAAAATCATATCAAGCTCCGCTCAAAGTTTTAGATTTTCGCAAGGTTACGACGAAGACGAAGCGTATAAGCGATCGTTTATCTCGTTTTATCTACCCGATATTCCCGTTACCGCGACGACGATCTACGTCGCTAAGCGTTTTGCCGAAGCGGACGCGATTGTCGAATGGTTAAATAACGCGTATAAACGAAGTTTTGAAATAATAGTTCCTAAAATCGGCGCGAAAAAAGCGCTTGTCGATCTGGCGATTAAAAACGCGAAAGAGCTATTAAAAAAAGACGCGCAAAACTTGTCGATAGAAACAGCTGTAAAAGAGTTGTTAAAACTTGAAAATACGCCTAAACGATTGGAGATTTTCGACAACTCGCATATAATGGGCGAAGCGCCCGTTGGCGCGATGGTCGTTTTTGATAATAACGAGTGGGTAAAGAGCGACTATAGGCATTACAATTTAACCGCGAAAAACGAGTATGAGCAGATGTTGGAAACATTGAGCAAGAGAGCCGAAAAGTTTGGCGAAAACCCGCCGCCCGACTGCTGGGTGATCGACGGCGGCGAAACGTTAAGAAAATTAGCGCTAAACGTGCTTAGTAGCGTCGGCGTGAAAATCGACGTAGCGGCGATCGGCAAAGAAAAACTCGACGGCAAAACCCGCCGCGCCAAGGGCGCGACAAAGGACATACTATACGCGAACGAGGAAGCGTTTAGACTAGAGGCAAGCGACAAACGTCTGCATTTTTTTCAAAAACTGCGCGACGAGGCGCACCGCTTCGCGATCGCTTTTCACCGCAAGCAAAAACGAAAAGCCGACGCTAAACTAAAAATACTGAAGGTAAAAGGCGTAGGCGAGGCGACGTTAAAACGGCTAATTCAAGTTTTCGGATCGTTTGAGGCGATCGAAAACGCAAGTTACGACGAAATTGCTAAGGCGGCGGGGCAAAAAGCGGCGAACGCGCTAAAGGGAGGCAATGAAAGTCGTTGA
- a CDS encoding NAD(P)H-dependent oxidoreductase has translation MSKTLVAYFSASGVTAKVARTLAKAANADLYEIKPKTPYAQADLNWQDEKSRSAVEMNNKSFRPAIADKNANVAAYEVVFVGFPIWWYIAPTIINTFLESYDFAEKTVVLFATSGGSGFGNTVENLRDSVPASTVVKEGKLLNGEQTKEGLAAWVASLKI, from the coding sequence ATGAGCAAGACATTGGTAGCGTATTTTTCGGCAAGCGGCGTAACCGCTAAGGTAGCTAGGACGCTGGCTAAGGCGGCAAACGCCGACCTTTACGAAATCAAGCCGAAAACGCCATACGCGCAAGCCGATTTAAATTGGCAAGACGAGAAATCCCGTAGCGCCGTCGAGATGAATAACAAATCCTTCCGGCCGGCTATTGCCGATAAGAACGCAAACGTCGCCGCTTACGAGGTTGTATTCGTCGGCTTTCCGATTTGGTGGTATATCGCGCCGACTATCATCAACACGTTCCTTGAAAGTTATGACTTTGCCGAAAAGACCGTCGTGTTGTTTGCTACATCCGGCGGTAGCGGCTTTGGTAATACCGTAGAGAACTTGAGAGATAGCGTCCCCGCTTCGACCGTCGTCAAAGAGGGAAAACTCCTAAATGGCGAACAGACAAAGGAAGGCTTGGCGGCATGGGTCGCGAGTCTTAAAATTTAA
- a CDS encoding FAD-binding protein has protein sequence MAQIDALIIGSGAAALSAALFLPENVRALLVSKPPELGCGTEFAQGGIACAIDQNDIESHIADTLKAGAGRCDEAVVRKLVSEGYLLTERLIKMGAPLDRDENGALLRANEAAHARARILRSSGDQTGARIRSFLMERLRYPIAFGDIIDLLIKEGRCYGATIAREGKRENIYARRTIIASGGFGALYEVTTNPPAILGELHGIAAFRGCRLADMHFTQFHPTALDCVGAGSKPLLSEALRGEGATIIDDRDRRFLEDYGANELSPRDQVSRAIFMHIKSKRRAYLDLSGFDNDYFAERFPAARRRLIEFGLKPPFSKAPISPAFHYAMGGIAVDKEARVFGVEGLYAIGEAAMNGAHGANRLASNSLLEALVFGAVAAESITSDQGGAKSVEFETIKEPLSQKEDAEVLNTIKKTLWSYAGVVRESGSLNKAAAILDELADREIGLLTRRSLITARAVVSRAIEAKTSVGAHYIGEEAA, from the coding sequence TTGGCGCAAATTGACGCTTTAATTATTGGAAGCGGCGCGGCGGCGTTAAGCGCGGCGCTTTTCCTGCCCGAAAACGTCCGCGCGCTTTTGGTTTCAAAGCCGCCGGAGCTTGGTTGCGGCACGGAGTTCGCGCAGGGAGGAATCGCCTGCGCGATCGATCAAAACGACATAGAAAGCCATATCGCCGACACCTTGAAGGCGGGCGCGGGACGTTGCGACGAGGCGGTCGTAAGAAAGCTGGTATCCGAAGGCTACCTGCTAACCGAAAGGCTGATCAAAATGGGCGCGCCGCTCGATCGCGACGAAAACGGCGCGCTGCTTCGCGCGAACGAGGCGGCTCACGCGAGAGCGCGTATTTTGCGATCTAGCGGCGATCAGACGGGCGCGCGGATACGATCGTTTCTAATGGAACGCCTGCGCTACCCGATCGCGTTTGGCGACATAATAGACCTGCTGATTAAAGAGGGGCGCTGTTACGGCGCGACGATCGCTAGAGAGGGCAAACGGGAGAATATCTACGCGCGTCGGACGATTATCGCGAGCGGCGGTTTCGGCGCGTTATACGAGGTTACCACCAATCCGCCCGCTATTTTGGGCGAGCTGCACGGAATCGCCGCTTTTCGCGGCTGCAGGCTGGCGGATATGCACTTCACGCAGTTTCACCCCACCGCTCTCGATTGCGTCGGCGCGGGTAGCAAGCCGCTGTTAAGCGAAGCGCTTCGCGGCGAAGGCGCGACTATTATCGACGATAGAGATCGGCGCTTTTTGGAAGATTACGGCGCGAACGAGCTTTCCCCGCGCGATCAGGTCTCCCGCGCCATATTTATGCATATTAAATCTAAGCGGCGCGCGTATTTGGATCTAAGCGGCTTTGATAACGACTATTTCGCCGAGCGTTTTCCCGCCGCGCGGCGGCGGCTGATCGAGTTTGGGCTAAAACCGCCGTTTAGCAAAGCGCCGATTTCGCCCGCTTTTCACTACGCGATGGGCGGGATCGCCGTCGATAAAGAGGCGAGGGTTTTTGGCGTAGAGGGGCTTTACGCGATTGGCGAAGCGGCTATGAACGGCGCGCACGGCGCGAATAGGCTGGCGAGCAATAGCCTTTTAGAGGCGTTGGTTTTTGGCGCTGTCGCCGCCGAGTCGATTACCAGCGATCAGGGCGGCGCGAAAAGCGTCGAGTTTGAGACGATCAAAGAGCCGCTTTCGCAAAAAGAGGACGCGGAGGTTTTGAATACAATCAAAAAAACGCTTTGGAGCTACGCGGGCGTCGTCCGCGAGAGCGGATCGCTGAACAAAGCCGCCGCTATTTTAGACGAGCTTGCCGACAGAGAGATCGGGCTTTTGACGCGGCGATCGCTTATAACGGCGCGAGCCGTCGTTTCGCGCGCGATCGAGGCAAAAACCAGCGTCGGCGCGCATTATATCGGCGAGGAAGCCGCCTGA
- the guaA gene encoding glutamine-hydrolyzing GMP synthase, producing MNQTPILILDFGSQYTQLIARRVREAKIYCEIVPFSTPIGEIEARKPQGIILSGGPASVYDKDAYLIDRAVLELGVPILGVCYGMQLIAYLLGGEVSRSNASEYGKAEIIAESSPLFLGTPKEQIVWMSHADRVTRLPEGFVALASSRNAPYAAIADESRRIYALQFHPEVAHTDYGADILRAFAIDICGASANWSMRSFAQTQIDALRAKVGDRKVLCALSGGVDSSVVAALLHRAIGDRLIPVFVDNGLLRLNEAQKTREVFSERLKVPLIVAEASEVFLSALKGVRDPEQKRKIIGHTFIKVFEEEAKKHSGIAFLAQGTLYPDVIESVSVKGPSKTIKSHHNVGGLPDFMKFELIEPLRELFKDEVRALGLELGLPEEMIYRHPFPGPGLAVRIMGEITRESLELLRKADAILLEELKKSGYYRKIWQGFCVLLNVQSVGVMGDNRTYDNAIAVRAVESADGMTAAFAKLPFDLLEAISARIINEALGVNRVVYDISSKPPATIEWE from the coding sequence TTGAACCAAACGCCTATTTTAATTTTGGACTTTGGATCGCAATATACGCAACTGATCGCCAGGCGCGTTAGAGAGGCTAAGATATATTGCGAAATCGTCCCGTTTTCTACGCCGATCGGGGAGATAGAGGCGCGAAAGCCGCAGGGGATTATATTGAGCGGCGGTCCGGCTAGCGTATATGATAAGGACGCGTATCTGATCGATAGAGCCGTTTTGGAGTTAGGCGTTCCGATCTTGGGCGTTTGCTACGGCATGCAACTGATCGCGTATCTGCTTGGCGGCGAGGTATCGCGCTCCAACGCCAGCGAATACGGCAAAGCGGAGATAATCGCGGAAAGCTCGCCGCTTTTTTTGGGAACGCCAAAAGAGCAGATCGTGTGGATGAGCCACGCCGATCGCGTTACGCGCCTGCCCGAAGGGTTTGTCGCGCTCGCCTCCTCGCGCAACGCGCCCTACGCGGCGATCGCCGACGAATCGCGGCGCATATACGCCCTTCAGTTTCACCCCGAAGTGGCGCACACCGATTACGGCGCGGATATATTACGAGCTTTCGCGATCGATATATGCGGCGCAAGCGCCAACTGGTCTATGCGATCGTTCGCGCAGACGCAGATCGACGCTTTGCGCGCGAAAGTCGGCGATCGCAAGGTTCTCTGCGCGTTAAGCGGCGGCGTGGATAGCTCGGTCGTAGCCGCGCTTTTGCACCGCGCGATCGGCGATAGGCTGATTCCCGTTTTTGTCGATAACGGGCTTTTGCGCCTAAACGAAGCGCAAAAGACGCGCGAGGTTTTTAGCGAGCGGCTGAAGGTCCCGCTGATTGTCGCGGAGGCTTCGGAGGTCTTTTTGAGCGCGTTGAAAGGCGTTCGCGATCCCGAGCAAAAGCGCAAAATTATCGGACATACGTTTATAAAGGTCTTTGAGGAGGAGGCTAAAAAACATAGCGGCATAGCGTTTTTGGCGCAAGGGACGCTCTATCCCGACGTGATAGAGAGCGTAAGCGTTAAGGGTCCGTCTAAGACGATCAAGAGCCACCACAATGTGGGCGGTCTGCCCGATTTTATGAAGTTTGAGCTGATCGAGCCTTTGAGGGAGCTTTTCAAGGACGAGGTAAGAGCGCTTGGCTTGGAGCTTGGCTTGCCCGAAGAGATGATCTACCGCCACCCGTTTCCCGGACCAGGTTTAGCCGTCAGAATCATGGGCGAGATTACGCGAGAAAGTCTGGAGTTGCTAAGAAAAGCCGACGCGATCTTGCTTGAGGAGCTTAAAAAAAGCGGGTATTACCGCAAGATATGGCAGGGTTTTTGCGTGCTGCTTAACGTGCAAAGCGTCGGCGTGATGGGCGATAACCGCACCTACGACAACGCGATCGCCGTTCGCGCCGTAGAGAGCGCCGACGGCATGACGGCGGCGTTTGCCAAACTGCCGTTTGATCTGCTTGAAGCGATTAGCGCGAGAATTATTAACGAGGCGCTCGGCGTTAATCGCGTCGTTTATGATATAAGTTCCAAACCGCCCGCCACAATCGAATGGGAATAG
- a CDS encoding 7-carboxy-7-deazaguanine synthase QueE, whose product MKVVEIFRSIEGEGALIGQATTFIRLFGCNMRCFWCDSAYSYEGEYKEIAIEAIAAKAALLGGAVFSVTGGEPFIHSELGALCDALLKLNKKVKIETNGTLWQEIDKRVYIVVSPKPPKYEICEPIAQRLNELKFVADDDLKIETLMREPFLSAYKRGAIATLQLESNKSQSLKRALALQNEALSSGGIFRVLPQLHKLLDLP is encoded by the coding sequence ATGAAAGTCGTTGAGATTTTTCGCTCTATCGAAGGCGAAGGCGCTTTAATAGGACAGGCTACGACCTTTATCCGCCTTTTTGGTTGTAATATGCGTTGCTTTTGGTGCGACAGCGCATATTCATACGAAGGCGAATATAAAGAGATCGCTATTGAAGCGATCGCGGCAAAAGCGGCGCTGTTGGGCGGCGCGGTTTTCAGCGTAACGGGCGGCGAGCCGTTTATTCATAGCGAGCTTGGCGCGCTATGCGACGCGTTATTAAAGTTAAACAAAAAAGTTAAAATAGAGACTAATGGAACGCTCTGGCAAGAGATAGACAAGCGCGTTTATATCGTCGTTTCGCCAAAACCGCCGAAATATGAGATTTGCGAACCTATCGCGCAAAGGTTAAACGAGCTAAAGTTTGTCGCGGACGACGATCTTAAAATCGAAACGCTAATGCGAGAGCCGTTTCTATCCGCCTATAAACGCGGAGCGATCGCGACGCTGCAGCTTGAATCCAATAAATCCCAATCGCTTAAACGCGCTTTGGCGCTACAAAACGAGGCGCTCTCCTCGGGCGGGATTTTTCGCGTTTTACCGCAACTTCATAAACTGCTTGATCTGCCGTAG